TTGATAAGCCACTGATAAATGCACAGAATAAATATGTTATCACTCACTATGCAGGCATACAGACAAGGTCATTCTCTAAGCTGGTCAATCGCCAGCTGTTGCCAACGCGTGCGCTAAAATTAGCAGTGTCAACGATACTATTAGCCTGTACAAGCGCCGCCTATAGCAAGAGCCAAGCTGCGCCATTGAGTGATGATTCATGGCAAACCACTGGCACAGAAGCGCTAAATTTGCCAAATTTACGTGGGCAGGGGCTGAGCTTTGAAGAGCAATATCAAAATAAATTGCTTGGTGAATGGTCATTAAGAAACATTAATGGTCGTGTAAAGATGGAGCATGACCCTTGGATTCAAGAAACCGTGAAAGAGCTGACGTGGCGGCTTAATGCCCAAGCGCGTCAGCAAGCACCGCTCGGTTTGGTCATTATTGATAATCCAAGTATCAATGCGTTTGCGGCACCAGGCGGCGTGATTGGTCTCAATACCGGCACCATATTGGCAGCAAACAGTATGGATGAGCTGGCAAGCGTCGTCGCTCATGAGGTTGCACACATCAGTCAGCGTCATTATGAGAGCGGTGCTGATGAGCGCAAGAAAGCCTTGCTGATGCAAATAGGTGGCATGCTCGCCGCGATAGCTGCATCGACCGTCGATGGTGATGCAGCAGCAGCAGTCATGATGGGCAGCCAAACCGCCGCGATGAATAGCAGCATGGCGTTTAGTCGTAATAATGAGCGTGATGCTGATCGGGTTGGTATGCAAATCATGAACCAAGCTGGTTATGATCCGCGTGCGATGCCACGCTTCTTTACGACCATGAATCAAAAAAGTCAGATGAACCAAACGGCCAATCAGTTTCTGCCCAGTTTTATCCGCTCACATCCACTGAGTAATGAGCGCTTAAGCGAATCTCAAAGCCGTGCGCAACGTTATAATGCGCTGCCGTTAAATCAACAGCAGCGCCATCAAGCCTTGTTTGATTTGCTCTATTGGCGCGTACAAAGTACAGGAAAGCATGCTTCAGAGATGGCCTTGATGACCGCAGCAAAGAACAGCGTCGGGGCAAAGCTTGCGCTGATGCACTGGTATGGAGCGCAGCAACGCTTTAAAGAAGCAGACGATTTATTTGTTGAACTGTCTGCATTATCGATAGCAAAGCGCCAAGTACTCGAGCCATTATTGTCCATTACCCAAAGCCAAATTTTGACTGAACAAAATAAATGGCAACAAGCGGCTGAAGTATTAGAAAGTCAGCAGCGTTTGTATCCTGAGCGCCGTGATTTACGTCTGTATTTAGCGGAAGCCTTGACCAATAGCAATCAGCCAACCAAAGCGCAAGTCTTACTCAAACCATTAACTGAGCAGCAACCAAGCGATCGCTATGCTTGGCAAAGTTTGCAGTTAGCCAATGAAAAACTGGCAAAGACCACTGATTCTGCACCGCTAAAAAGTATCGCTACTATTAATGCGCTGCGTTATCGCAGTCATGATCAACTATGGAGTGGGCACTATGAGCGCGCACTGACTTCTTTGACGCAAGCTAAGCAATTGACAGAAAAACTGCAAAATACGGCTCAAGCCAATAGCGCCCGACCTCTGCTTGCCAATATTAATGCCGAAATCAAAGCCGTAAAAACCGCCAAAGACTTTAAGCCTTAGGCGGTTTTTTGATAGCTGACGACTAGAGTCGGTGAAAAGTAATATCGATACAACACGTACTACTGGTGCAAATTTTTCTTGCTTGCTGTGCCTACTCAGACAGAGGCTGCAAAAAATTTACACCAGCAATACGGTAGCGACTTTAAAGTATTTCAACTATATAAAGCACTGAATAAAAAATAGCGTTGATTTTATTAACTTGTCGTCGCTATTAGCCTTGTAGCGCATCTTTGACGAGTTTTGAGATTAGTGCAGGGTCAGCACGACCAGCGGTTTTACTTTTTAAGATACCCATCACGCTACCCATATCACGCATTGACGTGGCACCTTGTTCAGCGATTTCTGCACTGACCAAAGCAGCAAGCTCAGCATCATCCATCTGTTTTGGCATATATTCATTGATAATATCAATCTCAAACTGCTCTTTGGTCGCCAAATCATCACGACCATTTTCGGTAAAAATAGTCAATGATTCATGACGCTGTTTGAGCTGTTTTTGTAATATCTCCAATACTTCGGCATCATCAAGCTCTGTCCGACGGTCAATCTCGATTTGTTTGATAACCGCTTGTACGTTACGCAATACTTTGACCCGTTCAAGCTCACGTGCTTTCATAGAGACTTTGATGGTGTCAGTTAACGTCTGTTTAATTTGGCTCATTGTTATTATTCCTTATCAGTATAAATAAAAAGTTTGTGTAAAAATCTGCTAATCATCACAAGCTTTATAACAGAAAGCCTTAGAATCAATCATGTGACCGCAGTAATAATAAAAATTGTAGCATAAAAAACGCCACTGATATCATTGGATAACAGTGGCGTTAGTGTAGCGCTGGTACTTAGCTAATCGTATTATCGATTAGTACATACGAGTGGTACGAATAGTTTCGCGTTGTAATTTCTTTTTATAACGCTTTACTGCAGCCGCTTTTTTGCGCTTGCGTACTTGCGTTGGTTTTTCATAAAATTCACGCTTACGTACATCTGACAATACGCCAGCTTTTTCACAAGCACGTTTGAAACGACGGATAGCGATATCAACTGGTTCGTTTTCTTTAACCTTAACTGCAGGCATGAAGACTCCTCGATTAGGATGAGATATAAGGGCATTAGTTTGGCTGTATATTAGTATTTAGCCGTAATATCTCAAGATTACTGGCATCAGCTCAAACTAGGATAGTCTTGCGCAATAGCACAAGGGCGCCTATTTTAATAAAAAATAGCAGTAAAGTCAAAGGCTTTAGCATACCTATTTTAAATAAAGCGCTTGATTAAACTGCTTATATCAGTTTAATCACGTATTTAACCGGATATAAGTGCTATTATTTATGGCCAGTCTTTTCGAATATATAATCATTGAATTTTGGATAAAGTCATAGTCTGATAATAACGGCTGATATGCAGTCTATGTTATGATAAGTCGAGTCTGGTATTAAATAAAATAATCAGGCGCGACAACGCTTTTATAGCAATTATATTGAGGGTTTTTGATGAAAACTGGAATAAAAAAATCAGTCGTAAGTACGGCACTATGGGCAACATTGGCTCTTATTATGGGCGTCAGTCTGAGTGCTTGTAGTAGTGAAAAAGAAGGCGAAGCATCAGAGCACATCTTAGCCGTCGATCGTGTCGATGCTGCAGCAGCGCTTGCTCGCAAGAACGCACCTGCAGCAGAAAAGATGGATTTTCCAGCAACAGCGCCAATGCCAGCTGTGGGCGCGACAACAGATGCCACGATGAGTACTGAAGAAGGGGCGGCTGTAGTAGAGGGAACAGCAGCTGATGCAACAGCAAGCGTCGATAGTACTGATACCGCTATGGCGCCTGCCGATAGTGCCGCAATGCCAGCCACAAATTAATCATGATTGAAGGCAGTATTCAATAATGAGTGATGTCATTAACAATCTAAAGACGAGGGAATAACCATGACGGTTAAACAATCTGTAATAAAGAAAAAATCAGTTGTTAAGTTGGCGCTCTCTGGTCTAAGTCTTAGTGCGTTGTTGACACTTAGCGCATGTAGCGGTGGTGATAATACTGCCGCTGATGAGCCTGCAGCGATTAATGAAACTGAAGCTGCTACTGAAACGGTGGTTGTAGAGCCAGCAGCACCTACTGAAGCCGAGCTTACCGCTGAGGCAGAAGTACCGGCAGTAGAAGCTGAAGAAGTAAGTGCTGAAGCTGCTACTGATCCTGAAGTGTTGGCTGCTGACGCAGGTGCTACATTGTATGAAAAACAATGTAAAGTCTGTCATGAAAAAGGTCTGTTAGCAGCGCCAGTATTTGGTAATAAAGAAGCGTGGGCACCACGCATTGCCAAAGGTATCGATACGCTACATATGCACTCTGCTAAAGGCTTTAATAAAATGCCCGCGCAGGCGAGTGCCGAGGTCAGTGAAGCGCAAGTTCATGCTGCTGTTGATTATATGGTCGCTGCGGTTAGCTAAATGTTATTGAGTGAAATTTGTTAAACTGACCGCCATTGTAAGCTTACAGTGGCGGTTTTTTGCCATAACGACATAAAGCGTATCTTTAAGCGTTAAGCTATAGTCGGTGAAAAGTAATATTGATACAACACGTATTTCTGGTGCAAATTTTTCTTGCTTGCTGTGCCTACGCAGACAGAGGCTGCAAAAAATTTACACCAGAAATACTGTAGCGACTTTAAAGTATTTCAACTATAACTAAAAAATCATGCATAGTAAAAAATAAAGGCACATAGATGAAAGTATTGGGTTTAGAGACTTCTTGTGATGAGACCGGTCTGGCGATTTTCGATAGCGAACAGATAAATAGCGAGAATAAAGGTCTGCTTGGGCAAGTATTGTATTCACAAATAGAGCTGCACGCCCTTTACGGCGGCGTTGTGCCTGAGCTTGCCAGTCGCGATCATATTCGTAAGCTGGTGCCTCTGTTTAATGAGCTGTTGGCCCAATGTAATATCAGCAAAGATGAGATTGATGCTATCGCTTATACCAAGGGTCCGGGGCTTATCGGCGCGCTGATGACGGGTGCATTGTTTGGTCGTAGCTTGGCTTATGGTCTAGATATTCCAGCGATTGGCATTCATCATATGGAAGGGCATTTATTGGCACCGCTGATGGGTCTCAATCCACCAGCGTTTCCATTTGTGTCGCTATTAGTGTCCGGTGGACATACGCTACTCATTGCCGCCCACGGTATCGGACAATATGAAATCCTCGGCGAGTCCATCGATGATGCGGCGGGCGAATGTTTTGATAAAGCCGCAAAGATGTTGGGCTTGCCCTATCCGGGCGGTCCTAATATTGCTAAATTGGCGGAAAACGGCAATCCGAATGCTTATAGTCTGCCCAGACCGATGTTACATCGCGGTTTGGATTTTTCTTTTAGCGGTATGAAAACGGCTGTGCACAATCTTATCAAGGACACTGACGGTTCAGGAAATGGTTCTGATAGCGACCCGCAAGTCCGCGCTGATATTGCTGCCAGTTTTCAGCATGCTGTCGTTGATACCTTGGTGAAAAAATGCGTCAAAGCGCTTAAGCAAGTGGATATGAGCCGATTGGTAATAGCAGGCGGTGTCAGTGCCAATAGCCATTTGCGTGAAACTCTCGAGCGTGAGCTGGCTAAAATCAATGCCACTGTTCATTATGCGCCGCCTGCTTTATGTACTGATAATGGTGCAATGATTGCTTATGCCGGTTATGAGCGTTTGCAAGCAGGGCAGTCCGATGATTTAGCGGTGAGCTGTGTGCCACGTTGGCCAATGACAGAACTGCCTGCGGTTTAAGTATTATTTTATGAATGAGAGAGCATCTCTATTAACCTCTACCTGATTAAGGATGATTTATGCAGTGGCTAGCTATTGGATTAGGGGCTGCATTTGGCGCATGCTTGCGAGGCTGGCTGGCACGTTTCAATCCACTGCACCATTGGATACCTCTTGGTACGCTTGGCGCCAATGTATTAGGTGGATTATTGATAGGGTTGGCACTGGTGTGGTTTGAGCGTATGGGCAGCGGCTTGTCTCCCAATATCAGGCTATTTGTGATTACTGGATTTTTAGGTGGCTTGACCACTTTTAGCACCTTTAGCGCTGAAGTATTTACCTTTATCCATCATGGGCGGCTACTGGCAGCTTTAGGGTTGGTAGGTTTGCATGTGGGGATGACATTACTAGCAACTGCGCTTGGGTTTTATTGCTTTAAGTTGGTTTTATAATCATAAAAATGAAGCAATAAAAAATCATAATTACACAGGCTTTACGATACCTTCTAATAAACTGGCAAACCCTTGCATATAAGCGGTATCTTGACTAGAGCTACGCGTTGCTGCATAGAGCTGACAGTAGACACCATCCCCTAATGGTCGCGAGACCACCCAGCCTTTTTTCTCATATTCTGCGACCACCCAATCAGGTAGTGCTGCCACGCCGCGCTCGCTTGCTACTAGCTGTATGAGCATAGCCGTCAGCTCAGTGGTACGGATAGCCTTAAAGCTGACCTGCTCTGGGGTCATAAAATTGGCAATAATATCGAGGCGCTTGGCTTCTACTGGATAAGCAATCAAGGTTTCCTCAATCAAATCATTTGGGTGTATAAAATGCTGCTCTGCCAAATCGTGAGTGGGGGATAGTACCAAACGACTCTCATACTCAAATAAGGGTTGATAGCTGATGCCTTCTATCGGCAAATTACTAGTCGTAATCAGCAGGTCGATATCCCCTTCCATCAATAAATGATGCGGCTCAGGCTCAAAACCTGTGGCAAAATCCAGCTCCACATCTGACCACTCACGGCGATAATAATTGAGAATCGGCATCAACCAATCAAAGCAGCTATGACATTCCGACGCCAAACGCAGCCTGCCTGCTTGTCCATGAGCGAGGCGCTTTAAGTTGGCTTTGGTACGAGCAACTTGCGGCATAATACTGTCAGCGAGCGCCAGTACGGTTTTGCCAGCTGGCGTAAAGGTCAATGGACGCGTACGACGATTGACCAAACTGATATCGTAATAATTCTCTAACTCTTTTAACTGATGCGAGACAGCAGAAGCAGTGACATGCAGCTCATCGGCAGCAGCAGCTAATGAGCCATGTGCCCGTAGCGCAGTTAGGGTATTAAGATGACGAAGCTCTAACATAAAATAATCTAACCACCGAAGTCAAAAAGAAATAAGGTAAAGGCAAGCAGCCAACCTGCCATCACTGCCGGAAAAATAACAGGAATCAGCACGGTACGTATCATCGTTGATTCATTAGCACCCAAGTTTATGTGTACGGATTTGACGGCAGGGGTCAGTTCAAAACCTGCAAGCAGTCGTAGTAGAGTGATTTTACCATGCTTGACATCAAGGTTGATGTCTTTTAGAACCTCGGTATGGTCATAGGTTTTTTTAGAAATGCTGTATACGTTAAATACGATGATTTGGTATGTTAAAGCGATGAGTTTAAACGGGGGCTGGTCGCAGGCTATTATAACAAACCTTTAATATAAATCAGTGCGAGTTCGTTATTGCTTGATTCTGCACCAAGTGCTTTTAGGGATGATTTTTTTATGTTGATTAAGTGTCTTATGCTTGGGATGATTACCAATTAATGCAGGGTGAATTGAATTTTTTTATCATGTTTTTGTCTTTATTCCTATACAATTGGTTTATGTACAATGAATGCAGTTTGATTGGCAGAGGTAAAGTTTTTGTCAAACCCTGCCTAAAAAGCTAAGCACTAGCGGAAATATAGGCTCTATGGACAGGATGGCTGTAGAGCGACCTACCATGTTAACTATTTAAATGATCAAGGACTTATTATGCCTCACGATACACGCCTCCAAACAGGTCTAGAAGCATTGGCGCTTCTTAAACAAGGTAACGTGCGCTACGTAGATAGCTTGACCAGCACCGATCCTTGCATGCAAAGACGTCCAGAACTTGTCAGCGACCAAGACCCGGTAGCGATTATTTTGGGTTGTTCAGATGCACGGGTACCGGTTGAGATTGTCTTTGATCAAGGCTTGGGTGATTTGTTTGTCATACGCGTGGCAGGTAATGTGGTTGCTCCCTCGCAAATTGGCTCGGTTGAGTTTGCTGCCGAAAAGTTTGGCACCAAATTGGTCGTGGTACTTGGTCATTCGCATTGCGGTGCGGTCACCGCTTGTGTTGAAGCACTAATCAATCCTGAGAAAAACTACTCGCCCAATTTGCAATCTATTGTTGACCGTATCCGTCCAAGTGTCTACAACCTACATGAACTTGCAACCGCCAACGGTCAGGATGTGGATGCAGACGAGTTGGTTGATCGCTCTATACGTGCCAATGTGCATATGTCAGTTAGCCAATTAAAACATGGCTCGCGTGCGTTAGAGGACTTAACCAGTAGTGGTCAGCTATTGATCGTTGGTGCCGAGTACGACTTAGAAACAGGAAAGGTACGATTTTTGGATGCTTAATAGTGTCCTGTAGAGACTGAGCGTTATAAGTATGACTGTTTAATCTATTAGCGATTAAAAATATTTAAATATAGGAATAACTATGAATAATAATGATACTTTTAATAACGACCATTCAATACAAGAGCAACCTGAAAGCAGCGTAAAGGCTGATGGCGTACAGCCTATCTCAGCGCAGACGACAGGTTATACCTTTAACCATACGATGCTGCGTGTCAAAGATCCTGTGAGGTCTTTAGAGTTTTATACTGGCGTCTTAGGTATGACATTGCTGGCAGTCAAAAAATTCCCAGCCATGGGTTTTGATTTGTATTTTTTAGCCAAGCTTACTGAGAGCGAGCGTGAAAATTTGCCGTCGGGTAACGATTTAGAGATTTTTGCCTTCCGTCAGCGTGGTATTTTGGAATTGACTCATAACTATGGTACTGAGACAAAAGCGGACTTTAGCTATCATGATGGCAATCAAGAACCACAAGGCTTTGGTCACATTTGTTTTAACGTACCTGACCTCAATGCAGCGGTGGCTTGGTTTGATGAAAATCATGTCGAATTCAAAAAACGTCCAGATGAAGGCAGCATGAAAAACATTGTTTTTATCAAAGATGTCGATGGTTATTGGATTGAAATCGTACAAGCGGATTTGATGGCTTAATCTAGGAAATAAAAAAGGTCGGCTTGTGAACTGACCCCCATAAGTTGGACACAACTTATGGGGTATTTTTATGCGTTACAATTTAGACTATAAAATCAACCAATCGCGTGGTTTTAGATAAAAATCAGTCAATTCAAACTCAGGTGTACCCTCAATTGGCTCAAAGCGATAATGCCAGCTAGCAAGCGGAGGCATACTGACTAAGATGGATTCAATACGTCCATTGCTTTGTAGTCCAAATAGGGTGCCGCGGTCATAAACGAGGTTGTATTCAACATAGCGGCCACGGCGATAGAGCTGAAATTCACGCTGCGCTTCGGTATAGGGCGCATTTTTACGCTGCTCAAAAATTGGCAGGATACCCTCAAGGTAGCCGTTACCAACCGCTTGCATAAATTTAAAGCAGGTTTCAAAATCCCAACCGCGGCTCTCAGTATTGACGTCGTCATAAAACAAGCCGCCGATACCACGCTGCTCATCGCGGTGACGTAGGTGGAAATACTCATCGCACCACTGCTTAAAATCAGGATAGACAGTATCGCCAAAAGGCGCACAAAGATCATGACAAACCTGATGCCAATGGATGCAGTCAGCAAGCACAGGATAAAATGGGGTTAAATCAAAACCGCCACCAAACCACCAAATAGGGTCTTTGCCTTCTGCTTCGGCAATAAATAACCGCACATTGGCATGGCTAGTGGGGACGTTAGGGTTTTTTGGATGGACAACCAATGAGACACCCATCGCCTGTGCTTTACGACCGGCAATATCAGGATGACGGGCGGTTGCTGAAGCAGGCAGGTTTTGGACGTGAATATGGCTAAACATGACGCCGGCTTTTTCAATCACCTCGCCATCTGCCAATACGCACGAGCGACCCCCGCCGCCTTCAGGGCGCTCCCAATCATCAGGAAAAAAGGTAGCGGCTTTATGCGCATCAGCGCAGCCATCGCGCTCTTGTGCTTCTAACGCTTGGCAGATACGTGCTTGCAAATCGACTAGAAATTCACGCACACGCATGATGTCATGATGACTTGGTATCGTTGTTGCATCGGTCGATGACACTTTGATATCGTTGTCTATATTTGGGATGCTCATAAAATATCTGATTATTTGCTATTTATTAAGGTGTAAGGTGGTATTAAAATCTGTGTCTAATAAATGACCCATACGATCGCGCTTGGTCGCTAGATATTCAGCATTCATATCGTTCACCCCAACGACCAATGGCACACGCTCAATGACATCGATACCATGCTCGGTTAAGTAAGCGACTTTACTGGGATTGTTGGTGATAAGGCGTACCGCATCAACGCCGATATGAGCAAGCATCGGTCCGCACATATCATAAATACGCGCATCAGCAGGTAGTCCTAACATAAGGTTGGCATCTAGAGTGTCGTGACCTTGATCTTGTAAGGCGTAAGCGCGGATTTTATTGGTCAGACCGATGCCGCGACCTTCTTGGCGCAGATATAGAATAGCCCCGCAGCCGGTTTCTTGTATTGCGTGCATAGCCGTATTTAGCTGTGGTCCGCAATCACATTTTAAGGAGCTAAAAGCGTCACCGGTCAAGCACTCAGAATGAATCCGTATTAAAGGAATAGGGCGTTCTGATAAAGCATTGTCTTCTTGATTTAAGATGGTATCAGGCGAGGGCAGGCTGTCGGTAGTATCCGTTTGATCAACCACAGGCAGACCAACAGTCAGCATCACATGCTCTTGACCTTCATCATTTTCAAAGATATGAATATCAAACTCGCCGTGACGAGTAGGCAATTTGGCGCTAGTAATAAATTGATATGACATTAATGCCCTGCATAAGCTGATCATCGTAGCGCTAACCGTCTGACATAGCTTGATAATAATAGCTAAGTTATTGTAGGGTAGCGGGTGCGCAAAATAATAGTATGCTAATTATACTTATTATAAAAACCCACAAATTATAAAAACACACAAAGTTCACAGACGGCGCACGATGATTAAAGCGACAATTAAAAATAAATGCTATTATGCCATACTATTTTGACGGATACAGTGACAAGTCTTTGCCCTTACATTACTATGTCGTCATTAACGTCCGATATAGATGCAAAATAATAGGGCATAATAAGGCATAATAGCTATTAGCCTGACCTTTGAGCCAGCTATTAGAGCAGTCCTTAGGATTATGGTTAAACGTTGCTGTTTTATATCAAATAGCGTATTTTGGATAACTTGCAGCGATAAAAGCTGTATCACTAATTGTATAGTCGATGCCATTAATTGCATTAGCAATGATATGAATGATGGCCTCACTATTATTAACGCCACTTAGACTATTGCTATTGCTATTGCTAGACATCGTCTAAGGTAGCAGCTTGTCAGCAGATTGG
This window of the Psychrobacter arcticus 273-4 genome carries:
- a CDS encoding M48 family metalloprotease, giving the protein MDYFKRQSVLDKPLINAQNKYVITHYAGIQTRSFSKLVNRQLLPTRALKLAVSTILLACTSAAYSKSQAAPLSDDSWQTTGTEALNLPNLRGQGLSFEEQYQNKLLGEWSLRNINGRVKMEHDPWIQETVKELTWRLNAQARQQAPLGLVIIDNPSINAFAAPGGVIGLNTGTILAANSMDELASVVAHEVAHISQRHYESGADERKKALLMQIGGMLAAIAASTVDGDAAAAVMMGSQTAAMNSSMAFSRNNERDADRVGMQIMNQAGYDPRAMPRFFTTMNQKSQMNQTANQFLPSFIRSHPLSNERLSESQSRAQRYNALPLNQQQRHQALFDLLYWRVQSTGKHASEMALMTAAKNSVGAKLALMHWYGAQQRFKEADDLFVELSALSIAKRQVLEPLLSITQSQILTEQNKWQQAAEVLESQQRLYPERRDLRLYLAEALTNSNQPTKAQVLLKPLTEQQPSDRYAWQSLQLANEKLAKTTDSAPLKSIATINALRYRSHDQLWSGHYERALTSLTQAKQLTEKLQNTAQANSARPLLANINAEIKAVKTAKDFKP
- a CDS encoding GatB/YqeY domain-containing protein; this translates as MSQIKQTLTDTIKVSMKARELERVKVLRNVQAVIKQIEIDRRTELDDAEVLEILQKQLKQRHESLTIFTENGRDDLATKEQFEIDIINEYMPKQMDDAELAALVSAEIAEQGATSMRDMGSVMGILKSKTAGRADPALISKLVKDALQG
- the rpsU gene encoding 30S ribosomal protein S21; amino-acid sequence: MPAVKVKENEPVDIAIRRFKRACEKAGVLSDVRKREFYEKPTQVRKRKKAAAVKRYKKKLQRETIRTTRMY
- a CDS encoding c-type cytochrome yields the protein MTVKQSVIKKKSVVKLALSGLSLSALLTLSACSGGDNTAADEPAAINETEAATETVVVEPAAPTEAELTAEAEVPAVEAEEVSAEAATDPEVLAADAGATLYEKQCKVCHEKGLLAAPVFGNKEAWAPRIAKGIDTLHMHSAKGFNKMPAQASAEVSEAQVHAAVDYMVAAVS
- the tsaD gene encoding tRNA (adenosine(37)-N6)-threonylcarbamoyltransferase complex transferase subunit TsaD, producing MKVLGLETSCDETGLAIFDSEQINSENKGLLGQVLYSQIELHALYGGVVPELASRDHIRKLVPLFNELLAQCNISKDEIDAIAYTKGPGLIGALMTGALFGRSLAYGLDIPAIGIHHMEGHLLAPLMGLNPPAFPFVSLLVSGGHTLLIAAHGIGQYEILGESIDDAAGECFDKAAKMLGLPYPGGPNIAKLAENGNPNAYSLPRPMLHRGLDFSFSGMKTAVHNLIKDTDGSGNGSDSDPQVRADIAASFQHAVVDTLVKKCVKALKQVDMSRLVIAGGVSANSHLRETLERELAKINATVHYAPPALCTDNGAMIAYAGYERLQAGQSDDLAVSCVPRWPMTELPAV
- a CDS encoding CrcB family protein, which produces MQWLAIGLGAAFGACLRGWLARFNPLHHWIPLGTLGANVLGGLLIGLALVWFERMGSGLSPNIRLFVITGFLGGLTTFSTFSAEVFTFIHHGRLLAALGLVGLHVGMTLLATALGFYCFKLVL
- a CDS encoding LysR family transcriptional regulator; its protein translation is MLELRHLNTLTALRAHGSLAAAADELHVTASAVSHQLKELENYYDISLVNRRTRPLTFTPAGKTVLALADSIMPQVARTKANLKRLAHGQAGRLRLASECHSCFDWLMPILNYYRREWSDVELDFATGFEPEPHHLLMEGDIDLLITTSNLPIEGISYQPLFEYESRLVLSPTHDLAEQHFIHPNDLIEETLIAYPVEAKRLDIIANFMTPEQVSFKAIRTTELTAMLIQLVASERGVAALPDWVVAEYEKKGWVVSRPLGDGVYCQLYAATRSSSQDTAYMQGFASLLEGIVKPV
- a CDS encoding carbonic anhydrase yields the protein MPHDTRLQTGLEALALLKQGNVRYVDSLTSTDPCMQRRPELVSDQDPVAIILGCSDARVPVEIVFDQGLGDLFVIRVAGNVVAPSQIGSVEFAAEKFGTKLVVVLGHSHCGAVTACVEALINPEKNYSPNLQSIVDRIRPSVYNLHELATANGQDVDADELVDRSIRANVHMSVSQLKHGSRALEDLTSSGQLLIVGAEYDLETGKVRFLDA
- the gloA gene encoding lactoylglutathione lyase → MNNNDTFNNDHSIQEQPESSVKADGVQPISAQTTGYTFNHTMLRVKDPVRSLEFYTGVLGMTLLAVKKFPAMGFDLYFLAKLTESERENLPSGNDLEIFAFRQRGILELTHNYGTETKADFSYHDGNQEPQGFGHICFNVPDLNAAVAWFDENHVEFKKRPDEGSMKNIVFIKDVDGYWIEIVQADLMA
- the hemF gene encoding oxygen-dependent coproporphyrinogen oxidase yields the protein MSIPNIDNDIKVSSTDATTIPSHHDIMRVREFLVDLQARICQALEAQERDGCADAHKAATFFPDDWERPEGGGGRSCVLADGEVIEKAGVMFSHIHVQNLPASATARHPDIAGRKAQAMGVSLVVHPKNPNVPTSHANVRLFIAEAEGKDPIWWFGGGFDLTPFYPVLADCIHWHQVCHDLCAPFGDTVYPDFKQWCDEYFHLRHRDEQRGIGGLFYDDVNTESRGWDFETCFKFMQAVGNGYLEGILPIFEQRKNAPYTEAQREFQLYRRGRYVEYNLVYDRGTLFGLQSNGRIESILVSMPPLASWHYRFEPIEGTPEFELTDFYLKPRDWLIL
- the ribA gene encoding GTP cyclohydrolase II; translated protein: MSYQFITSAKLPTRHGEFDIHIFENDEGQEHVMLTVGLPVVDQTDTTDSLPSPDTILNQEDNALSERPIPLIRIHSECLTGDAFSSLKCDCGPQLNTAMHAIQETGCGAILYLRQEGRGIGLTNKIRAYALQDQGHDTLDANLMLGLPADARIYDMCGPMLAHIGVDAVRLITNNPSKVAYLTEHGIDVIERVPLVVGVNDMNAEYLATKRDRMGHLLDTDFNTTLHLNK